A window of Chloroflexota bacterium contains these coding sequences:
- the carA gene encoding glutamine-hydrolyzing carbamoyl-phosphate synthase small subunit: MSDADTYPHALLALEDGKVFFGRAFGSAKDAAGELCFNTSMTGYQEICTDPSYRGQIVTLTYPLINNYGVTPVDMESVNPWLSGLVVRELCTHPSNWRATDELDAFLADNNIPGIFGLDTRAITQHLRTYGFKRAVLAVAPPDVLPDDAYDPYLWSSGRTTGIESYVNDCVARARHVTPLSDHDVVGEVSVNSGEHTSHAPWEPWQLPPQSAAQKRLVLIDTGGKHNIARSLTSRGAEVLWVPYGTRYEEICSLDPDGIVVCNGPGDPEVGAVAATVETTARLMHRYPMLGICLGHQIIALAAGARASRLKFGHRGANHPVQDTESGKVHITTQNHGFQVDASSIPEESGFRVSHISLNDGSVEGLRHQDLPILSVQYHPEACPGPQDNQYVFDEFVELLS; the protein is encoded by the coding sequence GTGTCAGACGCAGATACCTATCCTCACGCCCTGCTCGCCTTGGAAGACGGCAAAGTCTTCTTCGGCCGGGCATTCGGCTCTGCCAAGGATGCCGCCGGCGAGCTTTGCTTCAATACAAGCATGACCGGCTATCAGGAAATCTGTACCGACCCGTCCTACCGCGGGCAAATCGTCACCCTGACGTATCCGCTCATCAATAACTACGGTGTCACTCCGGTTGACATGGAGTCGGTAAATCCATGGCTATCGGGTCTCGTTGTGCGAGAACTCTGTACTCATCCCAGTAACTGGCGGGCGACGGATGAACTCGACGCATTCCTGGCAGACAACAATATTCCCGGAATATTTGGTCTGGATACGCGCGCGATTACCCAACACCTGCGCACATACGGCTTCAAACGGGCCGTCCTTGCGGTAGCGCCGCCAGACGTGTTGCCGGATGATGCCTACGATCCTTATCTTTGGTCGAGTGGCCGAACCACGGGCATTGAATCGTACGTAAATGACTGTGTCGCGCGCGCCCGGCACGTCACTCCGCTCTCGGACCACGACGTCGTGGGCGAGGTCTCGGTAAATTCAGGTGAGCATACCTCTCACGCGCCCTGGGAACCGTGGCAACTGCCGCCACAGTCCGCCGCGCAGAAACGCCTTGTCCTGATCGACACCGGGGGCAAACACAATATTGCCCGTTCCCTTACAAGCCGAGGCGCCGAGGTCCTGTGGGTGCCGTACGGCACTCGATATGAGGAGATTTGCAGTCTGGATCCGGACGGAATCGTTGTATGCAATGGTCCGGGCGATCCGGAAGTCGGCGCGGTCGCCGCAACCGTCGAGACTACGGCTCGGCTCATGCATCGCTATCCGATGTTGGGCATCTGTTTGGGCCACCAGATTATCGCGTTGGCCGCGGGCGCCCGAGCAAGCCGCCTCAAATTTGGTCACCGCGGCGCCAATCACCCGGTGCAGGATACGGAGAGCGGGAAGGTGCACATCACCACCCAAAATCATGGTTTTCAAGTTGACGCGAGCAGCATCCCTGAAGAGTCCGGATTCCGCGTCAGCCACATCAGTCTCAATGATGGGTCGGTCGAAGGCCTTCGCCACCAGGACTTGCCAATTCTAAGCGTGCAATACCATCCTGAGGCTTGCCCCGGACCACAAGACAATCAATATGTATTTGACGAATTTGTAGAACTCCTTTCATGA
- a CDS encoding dihydroorotase — translation MTNSWLITGTRVLDPANNLDRVQDVLIRDGKVAEINESLSAADYPVIEAGGLVLTPGFVDLHCHLREPGFEYKETIASGTLAAARGGFSTVCSMANTDPVVDTPATIELILERARESASARVFPLAAVTQGLEGTQLVEMAALADAGAVAFSDDGMPVADARMMRHALEYSLLVGKPIVNHCEDPSLAQEGVMHEGLTSLRLGLRGMPAEAEETMVARDALLARRTGAHIHIAHVSTRGSVEIIRAAKQQGIRITAEVTPHHLTLTDSLVAQRLQEDAGVGLAYDTHAKVKPPLRAQADIEALIEALNDGTIDAIATDHAPHSTTDKLCEFSEAASGISCLETAFSQVFQLVQNGRVSLQTLISKLTSEPSHVFGLPTGMITVGAPADLALLDLGAAWTVDPEKFASKGKNTPIAGTTLPGCVAMTFVDGRLVHTADGYRPGGAQ, via the coding sequence ATGACCAATAGCTGGCTGATCACAGGGACACGGGTGCTCGATCCGGCGAACAACCTCGACCGTGTGCAAGACGTGCTGATCAGAGACGGTAAAGTCGCGGAAATCAATGAGTCACTCTCTGCGGCAGACTATCCCGTTATTGAAGCGGGCGGACTTGTACTCACACCGGGATTCGTGGACCTGCACTGTCATCTGCGTGAACCAGGCTTCGAATACAAGGAGACAATTGCTTCCGGCACGCTGGCAGCCGCTCGTGGCGGCTTTTCCACTGTCTGCAGCATGGCGAATACGGATCCGGTAGTGGACACCCCGGCAACTATCGAGCTCATTTTGGAACGCGCGCGGGAATCCGCGTCCGCGCGGGTGTTTCCTCTCGCTGCCGTGACCCAGGGCTTAGAAGGCACGCAGCTCGTGGAAATGGCGGCACTGGCAGACGCGGGCGCTGTTGCTTTTTCCGATGACGGCATGCCGGTAGCCGATGCTCGCATGATGCGACACGCGCTCGAATACAGTCTTCTCGTTGGAAAGCCTATCGTAAACCACTGCGAAGACCCCTCTCTCGCCCAAGAGGGCGTCATGCATGAAGGCCTGACTTCCTTGCGACTGGGACTGCGCGGGATGCCGGCCGAAGCTGAGGAGACGATGGTGGCGCGGGACGCTCTCTTGGCGCGTCGCACCGGCGCCCACATTCACATCGCCCACGTCTCGACGCGTGGCAGCGTCGAGATCATCCGTGCAGCGAAGCAACAAGGCATTCGCATTACCGCCGAGGTAACGCCTCACCATCTCACGCTTACCGATTCGCTTGTTGCTCAGAGACTGCAAGAAGACGCAGGCGTGGGTCTTGCTTACGACACGCACGCCAAAGTCAAACCGCCTCTCCGCGCTCAAGCAGACATTGAAGCCCTCATTGAGGCTTTGAACGATGGCACAATCGACGCGATTGCCACGGACCACGCACCCCACAGTACAACCGACAAGCTCTGCGAGTTTAGCGAAGCGGCCTCAGGCATCTCGTGTCTAGAAACTGCATTCTCGCAAGTTTTTCAGTTGGTGCAAAACGGCAGGGTTTCTCTGCAAACACTAATAAGCAAACTGACGTCAGAACCCTCCCATGTGTTTGGCCTACCGACGGGAATGATCACGGTAGGAGCACCGGCGGATTTAGCCCTGCTCGATCTCGGTGCCGCGTGGACCGTAGACCCTGAAAAGTTTGCTTCGAAAGGCAAGAACACGCCGATCGCGGGAACAACGCTCCCCGGCTGTGTCGCGATGACGTTCGTCGACGGGAGGCTCGTCCATACGGCTGACGGCTACAGACCAGGAGGTGCACAGTAA